In Lolium rigidum isolate FL_2022 chromosome 7, APGP_CSIRO_Lrig_0.1, whole genome shotgun sequence, the DNA window GCCCTGAGAGCGCGGGTCGTCGACATGGCAATGCAAGAATCGGCGGCGGCGCTGAAGCCGAGGCGGAAGACCGCTGCGCGGCAGGGTATGCACAGAACCTGGATTTTTCTGCTGTTTCCGCCCGAATTCTTGGCTTGTTTTCCGTGGAAGATGTTGACCTCTGAACTGACACTTGGGTTGGGATCTTCCTTTCGCTGCTCTGCGCAGGATCTAGCACCGCTAACCTCCTGCAGGCGCTGGAGGACTACCTGCCAGTCCTGCTAGGATTGGTCAAGGAAGGTAGCCAGTCGAGACACAGCGTGCAGTTTGTCTGGACTAACCAAGAGGACAATGCCGAGGTAACATTATCCAGCTTAATCTAAGATGATGATAACATCTGTTAGTTCTTTGGAGTAACATGAGTTTTTCAATTGCAGGAAACGGCCATGGCGGACGCGTGGTACGAGGTGCTCTCCGTGTTGCATCTGATGGCCATGGTCTGTCTCCTGCAGGCCAACTCCCTGCTTCTTCCCAGGGCATATGGCGACGGCTACGGGCCAAGGGTCTCTGATGGTAAGCCTAGTTACAAACTGAACTGCATCTTAAGTCATGTTCTGCCAAGCTTAGGCATTAAGGCGTTAGTTCTTGCCAATGTACACAGAGAGCAGACGTGCCACTGTAGACGTTTTCTTGAAGGCTGCTGGCTATTTGGATTGCGCAATTCGACAAGTACTTCCACAGATACCGTCAGAACTAAGGTCTGCACTTTTAAGCAGCTCACCAGATAGTTTTATGGTCTTTCCATATTTAAATAATATTAGGATATAAAGTTGAAAACTTCTACTAAAATTCCCTTTCTTGAATGTACAAATTCAGGAGACAACTTCCAGTAGACCTGGCTGAAGGAAACCTCAAAGCTCTTAGCCTGCAAGCTCTGGGTCAGGTACTGTACTCTCAACTAAACATGCTTTATTTGAATTATGGTGGCTAATACCCAAAACATCATGCTCCTACAACAATTCAAATGACCTGTTTTGAAGATGgccatttcttttttcttttctgatgTTGTTTAAAATTGCCAAATTCGTAGAACACATGTAACAGTAGAAACAGAGGATGTAAACTTGAACATAGGTTGCTCTTTCAGAGTTAGTCTCCTGATTCAAAATTATGGTCCTTACGGAACACCAAAAATTCTCAAAGAATTATCTTGAAAAAAACGTCGCTTAATGTTGTTACAATCTGAGTGATACAGTGCTATTACCCCCCGAAGCAACATATATATGCTGAGTTTTTAATAGCACCGGGCACTATATTTGCAATATTTCTGTGTATTGCAGAATGAAACCTAGTACCACCTATGAGGTTTTTGCAAGTTTGGCGCATTTTTTTTGTTCTATGGTCAATTGGTCACAAAAATTGGCAACCTTCTTTCTGCAGGGGGTTGATATGCAACTTGGGTTGGCAGTTGATAGCCCAAAGGCCACTTTAGCAGTAAAAAGGCGCTTAGCTTGTGAGATGGTCAAATATTGGAAGCAGATTCAGGAGAGCATTCCAGACCTTGCTGCCTCCGACGGATGGGGAAAAAAGCATCTACTGTTTGTCAAGTGGAAGTATGTCGAAGCAAAGGTGTGTAAAGCTACATCAAGCATCATATCCCAACTATCTAATTTTCAAATCACACATGTGCGCCTCAAATTCTTTTATTTTCGAGGGTACATGTGCGCCTCAAATTCAAGTAGACTATTGTTCAGACTATATATTTATAGACAGTCTGTTCTTCAGACTCTAGATATTTTTCTTGGAGTAGCCTACTAGTCTTCTTACAACCATCTAGACTGAAGTTACTATATGTGCTTTTATCAGGCTGCAGCATACTATTTCCATGGTTTGATTCTGGATGAAGGAAACAGTGAGAAATCACACGGAATGGCAGTAGCAGCCTTGCAAGCTTCAGAGGAGTTTCTAAAAGAAAGCAAAAGAGCTTCTGAAGCCTTCCATGCAACTCCTCCAACATCCAGGTAAGACATTTGCTCCTAGTTTACTATTTAATGCATATTGACTAGTATTTTATCTT includes these proteins:
- the LOC124673746 gene encoding uncharacterized protein LOC124673746 — protein: MGCGLSTQDDGGGGGPRRKQGGVGDVVVFLPGLRTPRSVDFSAQALDGRLGKSAAERLSALRARVVDMAMQESAAALKPRRKTAARQGSSTANLLQALEDYLPVLLGLVKEGSQSRHSVQFVWTNQEDNAEETAMADAWYEVLSVLHLMAMVCLLQANSLLLPRAYGDGYGPRVSDESRRATVDVFLKAAGYLDCAIRQVLPQIPSELRRQLPVDLAEGNLKALSLQALGQGVDMQLGLAVDSPKATLAVKRRLACEMVKYWKQIQESIPDLAASDGWGKKHLLFVKWKYVEAKAAAYYFHGLILDEGNSEKSHGMAVAALQASEEFLKESKRASEAFHATPPTSRSPTPFGTAKYLFDKIPKDASSKVRINQDLYTQERVIGAPPPLPDFSLALTPEDYDLPPLDPLWNKEDGHQ